In a genomic window of Campylobacter concisus:
- the pglJ gene encoding N-acetylgalactosamine-N,N'-diacetylbacillosaminyl-diphospho-undecaprenol 4-alpha-N-acetylgalactosaminyltransferase, with translation MKKLAVFLYSMGPGGAERNVANLLPFLVKRYEVHLILMSKVIAYEIPSEVQIHFIENSDPYESGLKKLARLFLAMPMLAFKYKKLCQNLGIDTQFVLMNRPCYIAGLARILGLKARLVISERSCPSILYKDDLSGRVNKFLLTHLYKKADLILANAVGNKEDLVRNFGMSEDKTKVLYNALDLKTINLLKDEPLESDFRPFFINIGRLDSGKNQAMLIKIIASINDPRATLGILGKGPLKDELQNLIDKLGVAGRVKLLGTDKNPFRHIKNSSCLLCASRFEGFSNVLLEALACEKTIVSTEHKSGAKELLGESEFGILVPVDDENAMKEAMIKVLNMPRISQNFEKVAYNRAKFFDSENIASELINFLENPNE, from the coding sequence GTGAAAAAATTAGCCGTTTTTTTATATTCGATGGGGCCTGGTGGGGCTGAGCGAAATGTGGCAAATTTACTGCCATTTTTGGTTAAACGCTATGAAGTTCATCTCATCCTAATGAGCAAGGTCATCGCCTACGAGATCCCAAGCGAGGTGCAAATCCACTTTATAGAAAATAGCGATCCTTATGAGAGCGGGCTAAAGAAGCTTGCAAGGCTCTTTTTGGCGATGCCAATGCTTGCCTTTAAGTATAAAAAGCTTTGTCAAAATTTAGGCATAGACACGCAGTTTGTGCTGATGAACCGCCCTTGTTATATTGCTGGGCTTGCTAGAATTTTAGGGCTAAAGGCTAGGCTGGTTATTAGCGAGCGAAGCTGTCCGTCGATCTTATATAAAGACGATCTAAGCGGCAGGGTTAATAAATTTTTACTCACTCATCTTTATAAAAAAGCAGATCTCATTCTTGCTAATGCAGTTGGTAACAAAGAGGATCTAGTGCGAAATTTTGGCATGAGTGAGGACAAAACAAAGGTGCTTTATAACGCCCTTGATCTAAAAACCATAAATTTGCTAAAAGATGAGCCGCTAGAGAGTGATTTTAGGCCATTTTTCATAAATATCGGCCGCCTTGATAGCGGTAAAAATCAAGCCATGCTAATAAAAATAATTGCCTCCATTAATGACCCTCGCGCTACGCTTGGCATTTTAGGGAAAGGGCCTTTAAAGGACGAGTTGCAAAATTTAATCGACAAGCTTGGCGTTGCTGGGCGAGTAAAGCTTCTTGGCACTGATAAAAATCCTTTTAGGCATATAAAAAACTCCTCTTGTTTACTTTGTGCTTCGCGTTTTGAGGGCTTTTCAAATGTCTTGCTTGAAGCACTAGCATGTGAAAAAACTATTGTCTCGACAGAGCATAAGAGTGGCGCAAAGGAGCTTTTAGGCGAGAGTGAGTTTGGCATTTTGGTACCAGTTGATGACGAAAATGCGATGAAAGAGGCGATGATAAAGGTGCTTAACATGCCTAGAATAAGTCAAAATTTTGAAAAGGTTGCGTATAATCGGGCTAAATTTTTTGATAGTGAAAATATAGCGAGCGAGCTTATAAATTTTTTGGAAAATCCTAATGAATAG
- a CDS encoding glycosyltransferase, which yields MKILFVIAALRNGGAERVLNVLANELCKDNEITIALLEEDLGLYKFSEKINIINLSVTGSGLALKFKKILALRAFFKEQRADLIMSFIDWTNVACVLANAGLKSKLIATEHHEHSYLKSKIASTMRDISYRFVDGLSVLSKSDYDYYKFAKNREVIHNPLFIDVPEICEKQNVILSVARLEEVKGYDIYFEALSKVDKSLLDGWKIKIAGSGRQEAELKQMASNLGLNVKFLGHMNDVTKLYNEAKIFTLSSRSEGLSNVLIESGAFGCARLSSDTVGARELISDGTDGLIFKNGDANDLKEKLEMLLKDENLRQKLAKNASESANLFSKENIIKQWREFIKKVVSK from the coding sequence GTGAAAATTCTTTTTGTCATCGCCGCACTTAGAAATGGTGGGGCTGAACGTGTGCTAAACGTGCTTGCAAACGAGCTTTGCAAAGACAATGAGATCACTATCGCTCTTCTTGAAGAGGACCTTGGGCTTTATAAATTTAGTGAAAAAATAAATATCATAAACCTTAGCGTCACTGGCTCAGGACTCGCTTTAAAATTTAAAAAAATCCTCGCTCTTAGAGCGTTTTTTAAAGAGCAAAGGGCTGATCTGATAATGAGCTTTATCGACTGGACAAACGTCGCTTGTGTGCTGGCAAATGCTGGGCTAAAGAGCAAACTAATAGCAACCGAGCATCACGAGCACAGCTACTTAAAAAGCAAAATCGCAAGTACTATGCGTGATATTAGCTACCGTTTTGTAGATGGCTTAAGCGTGCTAAGTAAAAGCGACTACGACTACTATAAATTTGCCAAAAACCGCGAGGTCATCCACAACCCACTTTTTATCGACGTGCCTGAAATTTGCGAGAAGCAAAATGTCATCTTAAGCGTGGCTAGGCTGGAGGAGGTAAAAGGCTATGATATCTATTTTGAGGCGCTTAGCAAGGTGGATAAGAGCTTGCTTGATGGCTGGAAGATAAAGATCGCAGGCAGTGGCAGGCAAGAGGCCGAACTGAAGCAAATGGCGTCAAATTTAGGGCTTAACGTCAAATTTCTAGGCCACATGAATGACGTCACAAAGCTTTACAACGAGGCAAAAATTTTTACTCTTAGCTCACGAAGCGAGGGGCTTTCAAATGTGTTAATAGAATCAGGCGCTTTTGGTTGCGCTAGGCTAAGTAGCGACACTGTGGGCGCAAGAGAGCTTATAAGTGACGGCACAGACGGGCTTATCTTTAAAAATGGCGACGCAAATGATCTAAAAGAGAAGCTTGAGATGCTTTTAAAAGATGAAAATTTAAGGCAAAAACTAGCAAAAAACGCCAGTGAAAGTGCAAATTTATTTAGCAAAGAAAATATCATCAAACAGTGGCGAGAATTTATAAAAAAGGTTGTTAGCAAGTGA
- a CDS encoding glycosyltransferase, whose amino-acid sequence MKILFVTSTLRSGGAERVCAVIASRFSVDHDVSLVKFDKDEPFYELASGVKLINLGVGADELGFVGNLKKRVLKVLALRELIKDGKFDAVISFLDAVNTLVLFSSAGLKTPIIISEHTNYLAPKRAIFKVLRRISYPFANALSVLSDEDLDYYSKFCKNVMKIYNPLFEEVRSESFAKENLIIFVGRLNKIKNCEMFVRVAANLKQSGYKFAVAGDGGERANLENLAKSLGADVEFLGNVSDIASLYKRAKVLLSCSNFEGLGNTLIEAINYDCVRVATKTSGAKELIKDGFDGLLCEINDTDQMSEKLANLLQDEAKMGEFVKNARARLDEFSVEQIYKKWLELLKLGGVK is encoded by the coding sequence ATGAAGATATTATTTGTCACATCAACGCTTAGAAGTGGCGGTGCGGAGCGAGTTTGCGCGGTGATCGCGTCAAGATTTAGTGTGGACCACGATGTAAGTCTTGTTAAATTTGACAAGGACGAGCCATTTTACGAGCTAGCAAGTGGTGTGAAGCTCATAAATTTAGGCGTTGGGGCTGATGAGCTTGGCTTTGTTGGAAATTTAAAAAAGAGAGTTTTAAAGGTGCTTGCCTTAAGAGAGCTCATAAAAGATGGCAAATTTGACGCTGTGATATCATTTTTAGACGCCGTAAATACCTTGGTGCTCTTTAGCTCAGCTGGGCTAAAAACGCCTATAATCATAAGCGAGCACACAAACTATCTTGCGCCAAAAAGAGCCATTTTTAAGGTGCTAAGACGCATAAGCTATCCATTTGCAAACGCACTTAGCGTCTTAAGCGACGAGGATCTAGACTACTACTCTAAATTTTGCAAAAATGTGATGAAAATTTACAACCCACTCTTTGAAGAGGTGCGCAGTGAGAGCTTTGCTAAAGAAAATTTAATCATCTTTGTTGGCAGGCTAAATAAGATAAAAAACTGCGAAATGTTTGTAAGAGTGGCTGCAAACTTAAAGCAAAGCGGCTATAAATTCGCTGTCGCTGGAGATGGCGGCGAGAGAGCAAATTTAGAAAATTTAGCTAAAAGTTTGGGCGCTGATGTAGAGTTTTTAGGCAATGTAAGCGACATCGCCTCGCTTTATAAAAGAGCAAAGGTGCTGCTCTCTTGCTCAAATTTCGAGGGTCTTGGAAATACCTTGATAGAGGCGATAAACTACGACTGTGTGCGGGTTGCTACAAAAACTAGCGGGGCAAAAGAGCTTATAAAAGATGGCTTTGATGGCTTGCTTTGCGAGATAAATGACACTGATCAGATGAGCGAAAAGCTTGCAAATTTGCTGCAAGATGAGGCAAAAATGGGCGAATTTGTCAAAAACGCAAGAGCTAGACTTGATGAGTTTAGCGTGGAGCAAATTTATAAAAAATGGCTGGAGCTTTTAAAGCTTGGAGGTGTGAAGTGA